In the genome of Gordonia rubripertincta, one region contains:
- a CDS encoding winged helix-turn-helix transcriptional regulator: MPTQTAADKRAEARAQYDAFLAQCPSRQLLDRISNKWVALILAALGSDGPAPGNDCPGGPRAMRYSQLAQRLAGVSQKMLTQTLRSMERDGLVTRTVTATVPVTVTYELTDLGLSLHGVMASIKTWAEAHMDEVHASREAYDAAHR, from the coding sequence ATGCCGACGCAGACCGCAGCCGACAAACGAGCCGAGGCTCGCGCCCAGTACGACGCCTTCCTCGCGCAGTGCCCGAGTCGCCAGCTCCTGGACCGCATCTCCAACAAGTGGGTCGCGCTCATCCTCGCCGCACTCGGCAGCGACGGGCCCGCCCCGGGAAACGACTGTCCCGGAGGCCCGCGGGCGATGCGCTACTCCCAACTCGCACAACGCCTGGCCGGTGTCAGCCAGAAGATGCTGACGCAGACGCTGCGCTCGATGGAACGCGATGGACTCGTCACCCGCACGGTGACTGCCACCGTCCCGGTCACCGTGACCTACGAGCTCACCGACCTCGGGCTGTCCCTGCACGGCGTCATGGCGTCGATCAAGACGTGGGCCGAGGCCCACATGGACGAGGTGCACGCTAGCCGCGAGGCATACGATGCCGCGCATCGGTGA
- a CDS encoding PucR family transcriptional regulator: protein MSTAAGDAARDRLAGVPAAADSELLEHAALVAKMLREGESELVAELSSMMARGIDQLDTDPKLVELLAASVHGNVSTIIHVLANDIPIEHLQPATAAVEYALRLAQRDVPSNSLVRAYHMGQNSMMHRCYRLVEELDLDGEASMALIRHISDVVFGYIDWITLYVFEAYEDERRRWLGVEGNVQSAAIHTFLGSLDTDDRDFERETGYRLDRRHLALIVWSADDDPVELVVLTRAARDLAVALGGGGDPIVTAIDRSTVWAWIPLAPGRGGGDDPSESVARATLPTGVRVAWGLPGSGARGFRRTHEQARAAYSVATTAGSSAGRVVGFGDRGVAVVSLLARDLDSTRSWVHEVLGGLAEDTPNAAMLRETLSVYFATKESHLRTAERLNLHRNTVKYRIGKALAEAPRDRDRLDLALALTVCEFLGPTVLDG, encoded by the coding sequence ATGTCGACGGCGGCCGGTGACGCCGCCCGCGATCGGCTGGCCGGGGTGCCCGCGGCCGCCGACTCCGAATTGCTCGAACACGCCGCGCTGGTCGCGAAGATGTTGCGGGAGGGCGAGTCCGAGCTCGTCGCCGAGCTGAGCTCGATGATGGCCCGCGGCATCGACCAACTCGACACCGACCCGAAACTGGTGGAACTCCTCGCGGCCAGTGTGCACGGCAACGTGTCGACCATCATCCATGTCCTGGCCAACGACATACCCATCGAGCATCTCCAACCGGCTACTGCCGCAGTGGAGTACGCCCTCAGGTTGGCGCAGCGCGACGTCCCGTCGAACTCACTCGTCCGGGCGTACCACATGGGCCAGAACAGTATGATGCACCGCTGTTACCGACTGGTCGAGGAACTCGACCTCGACGGCGAGGCGTCCATGGCGCTCATCCGACACATCTCCGATGTGGTCTTCGGATACATCGACTGGATCACCCTCTACGTGTTCGAGGCATACGAGGACGAGCGACGCCGGTGGCTGGGCGTCGAGGGCAATGTGCAGTCGGCGGCGATCCACACGTTCCTCGGCAGCCTCGACACCGACGACCGCGACTTCGAGAGGGAGACCGGATACCGTCTGGACCGGCGACATCTGGCGCTGATCGTGTGGTCGGCCGACGATGATCCGGTCGAGCTGGTGGTCCTCACCCGCGCGGCAAGGGATCTCGCGGTCGCGCTGGGCGGTGGCGGGGACCCCATCGTCACCGCCATCGACCGATCGACGGTCTGGGCCTGGATTCCACTCGCCCCCGGTCGAGGGGGCGGTGACGACCCGTCGGAAAGCGTTGCGCGGGCGACGTTGCCGACGGGGGTCAGGGTCGCGTGGGGCCTGCCCGGATCGGGTGCCCGCGGCTTCCGGCGCACCCATGAACAGGCGCGAGCTGCCTACTCGGTCGCGACGACCGCCGGCAGTTCGGCCGGCCGGGTCGTCGGCTTCGGCGACCGTGGTGTGGCCGTCGTGTCCCTGCTCGCGAGGGATCTGGATTCGACGAGGTCCTGGGTTCATGAGGTGCTGGGGGGCCTCGCCGAGGACACCCCCAACGCTGCCATGCTCCGGGAGACGCTGTCGGTGTACTTCGCCACGAAGGAAAGCCACCTGCGCACCGCCGAGCGGCTGAACCTGCACCGCAACACCGTGAAGTACCGCATCGGCAAGGCGTTGGCCGAGGCGCCGCGCGACCGCGATCGCCTCGACCTCGCCCTGGCGCTCACCGTCTGCGAGTTCCTCGGACCCACGGTGCTCGACGGCTGA
- a CDS encoding SDR family NAD(P)-dependent oxidoreductase, producing MSVWMITGAGRGLGLEIARAALQAGDSVAVCARKINSIPDDVRNHPDVLPVPLDVTDVDQVATAVASTVERFGIIDVLVNNAGRGLLGAVEEISDAEARSVFDVNVFGLLNATRAVVPLMRAAGRGKLVHIGSRGGFEGEPGVALYSATKFAVAGISESLAGELAAFGIQSTVVEPGVFRTDFLDVSSLQLPANQLAAYDGTPAHATLEWAEVTNHSQLGDPVKGAAFIHRIVSSDDPLPLHLPVGQDALDRRVAITERIEKEIAPLWEASAATACD from the coding sequence ATGTCTGTCTGGATGATCACCGGCGCGGGCCGCGGACTGGGCCTCGAGATCGCACGGGCCGCTCTTCAGGCCGGCGACAGCGTCGCCGTCTGTGCACGCAAAATCAACTCCATCCCCGACGACGTCCGCAATCACCCCGACGTCCTCCCGGTGCCGCTCGACGTCACCGACGTCGACCAGGTCGCCACCGCCGTCGCATCGACGGTGGAGCGATTCGGGATCATCGACGTCCTGGTCAACAATGCCGGCCGCGGCCTCCTCGGCGCGGTGGAAGAGATCTCCGATGCCGAGGCCAGGTCGGTGTTCGACGTCAACGTCTTCGGGCTCCTGAACGCCACTCGTGCGGTCGTGCCGCTGATGCGGGCCGCCGGTCGCGGCAAACTCGTGCACATCGGGTCCCGTGGCGGCTTCGAGGGCGAGCCGGGCGTCGCACTCTATTCGGCGACCAAGTTCGCGGTCGCGGGCATCAGCGAATCACTCGCCGGTGAGCTGGCTGCGTTCGGAATCCAGAGCACCGTCGTCGAACCCGGTGTGTTCCGCACCGATTTCCTCGACGTCAGTTCGCTGCAGCTCCCGGCGAATCAGCTTGCCGCGTACGACGGCACTCCGGCTCACGCAACACTCGAGTGGGCCGAGGTGACCAACCACTCGCAGCTCGGCGATCCGGTCAAGGGCGCCGCGTTCATCCATCGGATCGTGTCGTCGGACGATCCACTGCCACTGCATCTTCCGGTGGGCCAGGACGCACTCGACCGGCGGGTGGCGATCACCGAACGCATCGAGAAGGAGATCGCGCCGCTATGGGAGGCCTCGGCGGCCACCGCGTGTGACTGA
- a CDS encoding DUF3556 domain-containing protein has product MGLTQPDFPQVDPETFLQRPFFDRIRTLGAHWADYGFGTPKMVHIIYLVKVFVFYVGVGITLATLTSGLNPLHVTEWWNQPIVYQKAILWTVLVEILGIGGSWGPLAGHFKPMTGGILYWLRPKTIRLPPWPGKVPFTKGDSRTPFDVAVYALILTNLVVAIALPGVSSDSLDAAMADNQGLVNPTLMYPLIALIVVMGLRDKVIFLAGRSEQYLPAIIFFGILPFVDMILALKLLIVTVWVGAGISKMGHHFSMVIPPMLSNTPWLPSKTIKRAHYRNFPEDMRPSKLAGGVGHVLGTIVEIVTPLVLLFSTNKTLTVAAVVLMVCFHLFILSTFPLAVPLEWNMLFAYASVFLFLGFPAWDGYALADTSTPWGLALIAAALCFFPVLGNLRPDLVSFLPSMRQYAGNWASATWAFAPGAEEKLDKHVVRPAKNTRTQLLESYPPEVADVVMHQLLAWRSLHSQGRALYSLMMRHLGEDIDTYTLREAEFSCNSLVAFNFGDGHLHDEKLIAALQRRCNFAPGEFTVAWIESQPIHKGTQSYKVIDAALGVIETGTYRVVDAVNEQPWLPNGPIPFDVEWTLDVDARRAVTDPEVVREPQMRRNDSGTSPVQATDQVQQ; this is encoded by the coding sequence ATGGGACTCACCCAACCCGATTTCCCCCAAGTGGACCCGGAGACATTCCTCCAGAGACCGTTCTTCGACCGAATCCGCACACTCGGCGCCCATTGGGCCGATTACGGATTCGGCACACCGAAGATGGTGCACATCATCTATCTGGTGAAGGTCTTCGTCTTCTACGTCGGCGTGGGGATCACGCTCGCGACCCTGACGTCCGGGCTCAACCCGCTCCACGTCACCGAATGGTGGAACCAGCCCATCGTCTACCAGAAGGCGATCCTGTGGACGGTGTTGGTGGAGATCCTCGGCATCGGCGGCTCGTGGGGTCCGCTGGCCGGCCACTTCAAGCCGATGACCGGTGGCATCCTGTATTGGTTGCGGCCCAAGACGATCCGGCTCCCACCGTGGCCCGGCAAGGTGCCCTTCACCAAGGGCGATTCCCGCACCCCCTTCGACGTCGCGGTGTACGCCCTCATTCTCACGAATCTCGTTGTCGCGATCGCTCTTCCGGGTGTCTCGTCGGACTCGCTCGACGCGGCGATGGCAGACAACCAGGGCCTGGTGAACCCGACGCTGATGTACCCGCTGATCGCGCTGATCGTCGTGATGGGACTTCGGGACAAGGTCATCTTCCTGGCGGGACGATCCGAGCAGTATCTGCCCGCGATCATCTTCTTCGGAATCCTGCCGTTCGTGGACATGATCCTCGCGCTGAAGTTGCTGATCGTGACCGTCTGGGTCGGTGCCGGCATCTCCAAGATGGGCCACCACTTCTCGATGGTGATCCCGCCGATGCTGTCGAACACCCCGTGGCTGCCGAGCAAGACCATCAAGCGTGCGCACTACCGCAACTTCCCCGAGGACATGCGGCCGTCGAAGCTGGCCGGCGGCGTCGGGCACGTGCTGGGCACCATCGTCGAGATCGTCACGCCTCTGGTGCTGCTCTTCTCCACCAACAAGACGCTCACTGTGGCCGCGGTCGTGCTGATGGTGTGCTTCCACCTGTTCATCCTGTCGACGTTCCCGCTGGCCGTCCCTCTCGAATGGAACATGCTGTTCGCCTACGCGTCGGTCTTCCTGTTCCTCGGGTTCCCGGCGTGGGACGGCTACGCCCTCGCCGACACCTCGACCCCGTGGGGCCTGGCGCTGATCGCCGCGGCGCTCTGCTTCTTCCCGGTTCTGGGCAACCTGCGGCCCGACCTAGTCTCCTTCCTGCCGTCGATGCGTCAGTACGCCGGCAACTGGGCGTCGGCGACCTGGGCATTCGCGCCGGGCGCCGAGGAGAAGCTCGACAAGCACGTCGTGCGACCGGCCAAGAACACCCGCACGCAGCTGCTCGAGTCGTACCCGCCGGAGGTCGCCGACGTGGTGATGCACCAGCTGCTGGCCTGGCGGTCGCTGCACAGCCAGGGCCGCGCGCTGTACTCACTGATGATGCGCCACCTCGGTGAGGACATCGACACCTACACCCTGCGGGAGGCAGAGTTCTCCTGTAACTCACTGGTGGCCTTCAACTTCGGTGACGGACACCTCCACGACGAGAAGCTCATCGCCGCTCTCCAGCGACGCTGCAACTTCGCGCCCGGTGAGTTCACTGTCGCGTGGATCGAGTCGCAACCCATCCACAAGGGCACGCAGAGCTACAAGGTGATCGACGCCGCGCTGGGTGTCATCGAGACCGGAACCTACCGGGTCGTCGACGCGGTCAACGAGCAGCCGTGGCTGCCGAACGGGCCGATCCCGTTCGACGTCGAGTGGACTCTCGACGTTGACGCTCGTCGCGCGGTCACCGATCCTGAGGTGGTGCGTGAACCGCAGATGCGCCGCAACGACAGCGGCACGTCGCCCGTGCAGGCGACAGATCAGGTGCAGCAGTGA
- a CDS encoding helix-turn-helix domain-containing protein, with amino-acid sequence MADQLEPSLADFLRAARGRLSPDAAGIPDAGRRRVKGLRREELAMLAGVSVDYYTRLEQGRSKSASLEVLDALADALQLDDSERSHLHAIARREPARRRRADRPQRLHESTRELLATFDAALQPAFVLGRRLDVLGHNRLAGLLVVDFENLPAAERNQARFVFLDPHARDLYTDWDGVAADTAAMLRMDAGKHPDDPRLGALVGELSIHSPEFVKLWARNRVHERSVGTKRYHHPLVGDLTVAYQALTPGDDPEQTIFVYRTEPESASRHALQLLSGLADDPASPAGTKPISRAAEPGT; translated from the coding sequence ATGGCCGATCAGCTGGAACCGTCACTCGCCGATTTCCTCCGCGCGGCTCGCGGTCGGCTGTCGCCGGACGCCGCCGGGATACCCGATGCGGGACGCCGCAGGGTCAAGGGCCTGCGGCGCGAGGAACTGGCGATGCTCGCCGGTGTGAGCGTCGACTACTACACGCGGTTGGAGCAGGGACGCAGCAAGAGCGCGTCCCTGGAGGTGCTCGACGCGCTGGCCGACGCCCTGCAGCTCGATGACAGCGAGCGCTCCCATCTGCACGCGATCGCTCGTCGCGAACCGGCCAGGAGGCGCCGCGCCGACAGGCCGCAACGCCTCCACGAGTCGACCCGGGAACTACTCGCCACCTTCGACGCTGCGCTGCAGCCGGCGTTCGTCCTCGGACGCCGGTTGGATGTGCTGGGCCACAACCGACTTGCCGGACTCCTCGTCGTCGACTTCGAGAACTTGCCTGCGGCGGAGCGCAATCAAGCCCGTTTCGTCTTCCTGGACCCGCATGCGCGCGACCTGTATACGGACTGGGACGGTGTCGCCGCGGACACCGCAGCCATGTTGCGCATGGACGCGGGCAAACATCCCGACGACCCCCGGCTCGGAGCCCTGGTGGGCGAACTGTCCATCCACAGTCCGGAATTCGTCAAGCTCTGGGCCCGTAACCGCGTGCACGAGCGCAGCGTCGGCACCAAGCGCTATCACCACCCGCTGGTAGGTGATCTGACTGTCGCCTACCAGGCCCTGACACCGGGCGACGATCCCGAGCAGACGATCTTCGTCTACCGGACCGAACCGGAATCGGCGTCGCGACATGCACTCCAGCTGCTGTCCGGGCTCGCCGACGATCCGGCGTCGCCTGCCGGGACGAAGCCCATCTCGCGCGCCGCCGAGCCGGGTACCTGA
- a CDS encoding NAD(P)/FAD-dependent oxidoreductase, whose product MNSHATDLVRVYGRTQCRRAFELRDFLSRSVVHFEWIPIDTDVDSTRHFGLPLDETDLPIVDLSDGSRLHSPTVAELADRLGWVQEPKLPEYDVAIYGAGPAGLSAAVYAASEGLSVAVLEREAVGGQAGYSSLIENYLGFPKGIPGGELTERARQQAVSFGAELLLMRDGMQTRFADDRVYTTLNDGTTVVSRTAVCTTGVEWRRLGLPDEDRYMGCGLFYGAGTSEASTCSDLEVFVVGGGNSAGQAVMNLSAYAKRVTMLVRGPSLSATLSAYLEERVVRRPNVEIRTNTRVVGLDGAQGLTAIRLEDTRTGAVEEADTERLFVCIGGDPATEWAAGTPLVRDDHGFLITGPDLVRTHREAHWPLERAPYYMETSVPGFFAAGDVRRNSVKRVASAVGEGAMAVTFVHSYRPRSSCFRSSCARRCGSRRHATSPSSGPRRPRAGG is encoded by the coding sequence ATGAATTCACACGCCACCGACCTCGTCAGAGTCTACGGTCGCACTCAGTGCCGGCGTGCGTTCGAACTGCGTGACTTCCTCAGCCGGAGCGTCGTTCACTTCGAATGGATCCCGATCGACACCGACGTCGACTCCACACGGCACTTCGGTCTGCCACTGGACGAGACCGATCTTCCGATCGTCGATCTGAGCGATGGTTCGCGGTTGCACTCGCCGACGGTCGCCGAGCTGGCCGACCGGCTCGGGTGGGTCCAGGAACCGAAGCTGCCGGAGTACGACGTCGCGATCTACGGCGCCGGGCCGGCGGGACTGTCCGCAGCGGTCTACGCGGCGTCGGAGGGGCTGAGCGTGGCCGTCCTGGAGCGCGAGGCCGTCGGCGGGCAGGCCGGTTACAGCAGCCTCATCGAGAACTACCTCGGCTTCCCGAAGGGCATCCCCGGAGGCGAACTGACGGAACGCGCCCGCCAGCAGGCGGTGTCGTTCGGCGCCGAACTCCTCCTCATGCGCGACGGGATGCAGACCCGCTTCGCCGACGACCGGGTGTACACGACCCTGAACGACGGGACGACCGTCGTCTCACGGACTGCGGTGTGCACAACCGGCGTCGAGTGGCGACGTCTCGGACTCCCTGACGAGGACCGCTACATGGGCTGCGGCCTGTTCTACGGGGCGGGGACCAGCGAGGCGTCGACGTGCTCCGATCTCGAGGTGTTCGTCGTCGGTGGCGGGAATTCCGCAGGTCAGGCGGTGATGAACCTCTCGGCGTACGCCAAGCGCGTCACCATGCTGGTCCGCGGGCCGTCCTTGTCGGCGACGCTGTCCGCCTATCTCGAGGAGCGTGTCGTCCGCCGGCCCAATGTCGAGATCAGGACGAACACCCGGGTGGTCGGCCTCGACGGAGCGCAGGGGCTGACGGCGATCCGTCTCGAGGACACCAGGACCGGCGCCGTCGAGGAGGCCGACACGGAACGACTGTTCGTCTGCATCGGTGGCGACCCTGCCACCGAATGGGCTGCCGGGACACCGCTGGTGCGCGACGATCACGGATTCCTCATCACCGGACCCGATCTCGTGCGCACCCATCGCGAGGCGCACTGGCCGCTCGAGCGCGCCCCTTACTACATGGAGACCTCGGTACCCGGGTTCTTCGCGGCCGGCGACGTTCGCCGGAACTCGGTGAAGCGCGTCGCGTCCGCCGTGGGTGAAGGGGCGATGGCGGTGACCTTCGTCCACAGTTACCGGCCTCGATCTAGTTGTTTCAGATCTAGCTGTGCACGCCGGTGTGGCTCCCGTCGGCACGCCACGTCACCGTCGTCGGGACCTCGTCGTCCCAGGGCTGGCGGGTGA
- a CDS encoding UBP-type zinc finger domain-containing protein has translation MNDTSIDTSVPPSGPGCVECEAARSWWFHLRRCAECGHIGCCDDSLSRHARQHAAETGHTVMQSFEPGENWFYSFRTRQVFDGPTMVEPTSHPADQGVPGPVGRVPGDWVRQLNHAHSR, from the coding sequence ATGAACGACACATCGATCGACACCAGCGTTCCGCCGAGCGGGCCGGGTTGCGTCGAATGCGAGGCCGCCCGGTCATGGTGGTTTCACCTGCGGCGATGCGCCGAGTGCGGTCACATCGGCTGCTGTGACGACTCGCTCAGCCGCCACGCCCGTCAGCACGCCGCCGAGACCGGACACACGGTGATGCAGAGCTTCGAACCGGGGGAGAACTGGTTCTACAGCTTCCGAACCCGTCAGGTGTTCGACGGCCCGACGATGGTCGAACCCACGTCGCACCCGGCCGATCAAGGCGTTCCCGGACCGGTCGGTCGCGTGCCAGGTGATTGGGTTCGGCAACTGAATCATGCGCACTCACGCTGA
- a CDS encoding class I adenylate-forming enzyme family protein, whose amino-acid sequence MTSSYFAWDLTKRGDAPCVRDDETALDYMSFAERVEAAAEQFAARGVGRGAVVATFLPNRVELLITLMAAWRLGAIATPVNPAFTPDEAEYQLTDSGARLVVGVNAGGTDPDRDFLSVGDLATSPSPRWRVPAAPGFDDDALLIYTSGSTGRPKGVRLCHGNLHHMGSAMAQHFSLTDRDHALLVLPLFHVNAICVSFLAPMLVGGQLSITGKFSPSRFFDDVARLKPTYFSAVPTIYALLVSQPGLTPDATASLRFAVCGAAPISKELLDRVEQAFGIPIVEGYGLTEGTCASACNPVDGVRKLGTVGPALPGQHIAIVDAAGAEVPTGEIGEVVISGPNVMRGYLNRPDATASTIVDGRLHTGDVGRLDSDGYLTLVDRIKDMIIRGGENIYPKEIENALATHPGVLECAVVGAPDELYGELPVAFVVAYPDRNPSAEELAAHIAGRLAKVKQPSVIHVVGELPRNPVGKIDKPALRNELRSPAPI is encoded by the coding sequence GTGACCAGTTCCTATTTTGCCTGGGACCTGACGAAGCGTGGCGACGCACCATGCGTCCGCGACGACGAGACCGCACTCGACTACATGAGCTTCGCCGAACGCGTCGAAGCCGCTGCGGAACAGTTCGCTGCGCGGGGTGTCGGCCGGGGCGCCGTGGTGGCGACTTTCCTGCCGAACCGCGTCGAACTGCTGATCACGCTGATGGCCGCCTGGCGGCTCGGAGCGATCGCCACCCCGGTCAACCCTGCGTTCACGCCCGACGAGGCCGAGTACCAGCTGACGGACTCGGGCGCACGCCTCGTCGTCGGAGTGAACGCGGGCGGGACCGATCCCGATCGTGACTTCCTCTCCGTCGGCGACCTCGCCACGTCGCCAAGCCCGCGCTGGCGAGTCCCGGCCGCGCCGGGCTTCGATGACGACGCCCTGCTCATCTACACGTCCGGCTCGACCGGCCGCCCCAAGGGCGTGCGTCTCTGCCACGGAAACTTGCACCACATGGGATCGGCGATGGCCCAACACTTCTCGCTCACCGATCGGGACCATGCCCTTCTCGTGTTGCCGCTGTTCCACGTCAACGCCATCTGCGTGAGCTTCCTGGCGCCGATGCTCGTCGGCGGGCAGTTGAGCATCACCGGCAAGTTCTCGCCGAGTCGATTCTTCGACGACGTCGCGCGACTGAAGCCCACGTACTTCTCCGCCGTCCCGACCATTTACGCGCTCCTGGTCTCGCAGCCCGGGCTCACCCCGGACGCCACCGCGTCGCTGCGGTTCGCGGTCTGCGGTGCGGCCCCGATCTCCAAGGAACTGCTCGACCGCGTCGAACAGGCCTTCGGCATCCCGATCGTCGAGGGTTACGGGCTCACCGAGGGCACATGCGCATCTGCCTGTAACCCGGTAGACGGTGTACGCAAACTCGGCACGGTCGGGCCTGCGCTACCCGGCCAGCACATCGCCATCGTCGACGCCGCAGGCGCCGAGGTGCCGACCGGTGAGATCGGCGAGGTCGTCATCAGCGGACCGAATGTGATGCGCGGCTACCTCAATCGTCCCGATGCCACCGCCTCGACCATCGTCGACGGCCGGCTGCACACCGGTGACGTCGGCCGTCTCGACTCCGACGGCTACCTGACCCTCGTCGACCGGATCAAGGACATGATCATCCGTGGCGGCGAGAACATCTACCCGAAGGAGATCGAGAACGCGCTCGCCACCCACCCCGGCGTCCTCGAATGCGCCGTCGTCGGTGCCCCCGACGAGCTCTACGGCGAGTTACCGGTCGCCTTCGTGGTCGCCTACCCGGACCGGAACCCGTCGGCCGAGGAACTCGCTGCCCACATCGCCGGCCGACTCGCGAAGGTCAAGCAGCCCAGCGTGATCCACGTCGTCGGCGAACTGCCGCGCAACCCCGTCGGCAAGATCGACAAGCCGGCCCTGCGCAACGAGTTGCGCAGCCCCGCACCAATCTGA
- a CDS encoding DUF3556 domain-containing protein, translating to MGFLKQTTPDIDFPTWSQGTRAEKIRPMARHWAEVGFGTPVALHLFYVAKILAYILIGWAIVISTPGIDGFFAVTDWYNEPIVFQKIVLYTMLFEVVGFGCGFGPLNNRFFPPFGSILYWLRPKTIRQPPWPRIPLTAGDTRTPVDVALYGALIVVVLIALFSSGSGAVPALDTTVGVLPVWQIWTILALLAAIGLRDKTVFLAARGEVYGALTVTFLFSGVDMIIGAKLLFLCIWLGAATSKLNKHFPFVIATMMSNNPIWRSPRIKRKFFEDFPDDLRPGRRSRWIAHFSTAVEGLVPIVLFFSHGGWVGGIAAAIMLVFHFGILSSIPMGVPLEWNVFMMFGILAIFVGHPGIGLTDLESPWPIVLFAVSATTVVVGNLMPRKVSFLPGMRYYAGNWDTGLWCIKPSASAKIEAGIVAIASMPAAQLERFYGSPEAAQIPLYMGYAFRAFNSHGRALFTLAHRAMAGTPEQQYVLTDGERICSTAMGWNFGDGHLSNEQLIESLQRRCRFEPGEVRIVLLDAQPIHRQTQEYRLIDPATGIFERGYVRVADLVTRQPWDDEVPTTVTWRADGSHTGVHS from the coding sequence ATGGGATTCCTGAAGCAGACCACGCCGGACATCGATTTCCCGACCTGGAGTCAGGGCACGCGAGCGGAGAAGATCCGACCGATGGCGCGACACTGGGCCGAGGTCGGGTTCGGAACCCCGGTCGCCCTGCACCTGTTCTATGTCGCAAAGATCCTCGCCTACATCCTGATCGGCTGGGCGATCGTCATCTCGACGCCCGGCATCGACGGCTTCTTCGCGGTCACCGACTGGTACAACGAGCCGATCGTCTTCCAGAAGATCGTGCTTTACACGATGCTGTTCGAGGTCGTGGGATTCGGTTGCGGGTTCGGTCCGCTGAACAACCGCTTCTTCCCGCCCTTCGGTTCGATCCTCTATTGGTTGCGCCCCAAAACGATCCGCCAACCCCCGTGGCCGCGGATTCCCCTGACCGCGGGCGACACCCGAACCCCGGTCGACGTCGCGCTCTACGGCGCGCTGATCGTCGTCGTGCTGATCGCGCTCTTCAGCTCCGGGTCCGGGGCCGTACCCGCTCTCGACACGACCGTCGGGGTGCTGCCGGTGTGGCAGATCTGGACCATCCTCGCGCTCCTCGCCGCCATCGGGCTCCGCGACAAGACGGTCTTCCTCGCGGCGCGCGGCGAGGTGTACGGGGCGCTCACGGTGACGTTCCTGTTCAGCGGCGTCGACATGATCATCGGCGCCAAACTCCTGTTCCTGTGCATCTGGCTGGGCGCGGCGACATCGAAGCTGAACAAGCACTTCCCCTTCGTCATCGCGACGATGATGTCGAACAACCCGATCTGGCGGTCGCCGAGGATCAAACGGAAGTTCTTCGAGGACTTCCCCGACGACCTGCGCCCCGGACGACGCTCACGCTGGATCGCCCACTTCTCCACCGCCGTCGAGGGACTCGTTCCCATCGTGCTGTTCTTCTCACACGGGGGATGGGTGGGCGGGATCGCCGCTGCGATCATGCTCGTCTTCCACTTCGGCATCCTGTCGTCGATCCCGATGGGCGTCCCGCTGGAGTGGAACGTCTTCATGATGTTCGGCATCCTGGCGATCTTCGTCGGACACCCGGGGATCGGCCTCACCGATCTCGAATCACCCTGGCCCATTGTGCTGTTCGCGGTGTCGGCGACGACCGTCGTCGTCGGGAACCTGATGCCGCGCAAGGTGTCGTTCCTGCCGGGCATGCGGTATTACGCGGGCAACTGGGACACCGGGTTGTGGTGCATCAAACCGTCGGCGTCGGCGAAGATCGAAGCGGGCATCGTGGCGATCGCATCGATGCCGGCCGCGCAGCTCGAACGTTTCTACGGCAGCCCCGAAGCCGCGCAGATCCCGCTCTACATGGGATATGCGTTCCGCGCCTTCAACAGTCACGGCCGCGCGCTGTTCACGCTCGCCCACCGCGCGATGGCCGGAACTCCCGAGCAGCAGTACGTCCTCACCGACGGTGAGCGGATCTGCAGTACCGCCATGGGCTGGAACTTCGGGGACGGTCACCTCTCGAACGAGCAGCTGATCGAATCACTGCAACGGCGTTGCCGTTTCGAGCCCGGTGAGGTCCGGATCGTCCTGCTCGACGCCCAGCCGATCCATCGCCAGACGCAGGAGTATCGCCTGATCGATCCGGCGACCGGCATCTTCGAACGCGGGTACGTCCGGGTCGCCGACCTCGTCACCCGCCAGCCCTGGGACGACGAGGTCCCGACGACGGTGACGTGGCGTGCCGACGGGAGCCACACCGGCGTGCACAGCTAG